The following proteins come from a genomic window of Ammospiza nelsoni isolate bAmmNel1 chromosome 6, bAmmNel1.pri, whole genome shotgun sequence:
- the TRAF6 gene encoding TNF receptor-associated factor 6 — protein sequence MSLLHSEGSCGAREAESGCCAAMASACSAAAKEESCSGGSSAGSAPASFSDETQGYDVEFDPPLESKYECPICLMALREAVQTPCGHRFCKACIVKSIRDAGHKCPVDNEILLENQLFPDNFAKREILSLTVKCPNKGCSMKMELRHLEDHQLQCDFSTVECLQCQGTFPKNRLKEHMTQECPRRQVCCPNCATSMAYEDKELHDQTCPLANIYCEYCNTVLIREQMPNHYNNDCPTAPVPCFYSAFGCPEKMQRNELARHMQEFTQVHMRMMAQSFQNISVTAANPVPFINGLPFEPLFSHMSHAAYNCNPEVENFKETIQQLEGRLVRQDHQIRELIAKMETQNTHVAELKRTIRNLEGKITEMEAQQCNGIYIWKIENFSEHQKAQEEERPVVLHSPGFYTGKPGYKLCLRLHIQLPTAQRCANYISLFVHTMQGEYDSHLPWPFQGTIRLSILDQSEGPERQNHEEVMETKPELLAFQRPTIHRNPKGFGYVTFMHLETLKQRSFIKDDTVLVRCEVLTRLDLSSVRREGFQARTTDGAM from the exons ATGAGCTTGCTGCACAGCGAGGGCAGCTGCGGGGCCCGCGAGGCGGAGAGCGGCTGCTGCGCCGCCATGGCCAGCGCCTGCAGCGCCGCCGCCAAGGAGGAGAGctgcagcggcggcagcagcgccggcagcgcgCCCGCCTCCTTCTCCGACGAGACGCAGGGCTACGACGTGGAGTTCGACCCGCCCCTGGAAAGCAAATATGAGTGCCCCATCTGCTTGATGGCTCTGCGGGAAGCGGTGCAGACGCCGTGTGGCCACCGTTTCTGCAAAGCGTGCATTGTCAAATCCATAAG AGATGCAGGTCACAAATGTCCTGTAGACAATGAAATTCTGCTTGAAAATCAACTTTTTCCTGACAACTTCGCCAAACGGGAAATCCTTTCATTAACGGTCAAATGTCCCAACAAGGGCTGTAGCATGAAGATGGAGCTCAGGCACTTAGAG GACCACCAGCTGCAATGTGATTTTTCCACTGTGGAATGCCTACAGTGCCAAGGAACCTTCCCGAAGAACCGACTGAAGGAGCACATGACCCAAGAGTGTCCGAGGCGTCAAGTGTGTTGCCCAAACTGTGCCACGTCCATGGCCTATGAAGATAAAGAG CTTCATGACCAAACCTGTCCACTTGCCAATATATATTGTGAATATTGCAACACAGTGCTCATCAGGGAGCAG ATGCCTAACCATTATAACAATGATTGTCCTACTGCCCCAGTGCCATGTTTTTACAGTGCCTTTGGGTGTCCTGAAAAG ATGCAAAGGAATGAACTGGCACGGCATATGCAGGAGTTCACTCAGGTTCACATGAGGATGATGGCTCAGAGCTTTCAGAATATCAGTGTTACTGCTGCAAATCCTGTGCCCTTCATCAATGGCCTACCCTTTGAGCCCCTCTTCTCACATATGTCACATGCTGCATACAACTGCAATCCAGAAGTTGAAAACTTCAAGGAAACTATTCAGCAGTTGGAAGGTCGTCTGGTGAGACAAGATCACCAAATCAGGGAACTCATTGCTAAAATGGAGACTCAGAACACTCACGTGGCAGAACTCAAACGCACTATACGAAATTTGGAGGGAAAGATTACTGAAATGGAGGCACAACAATGTAATGGTATTTATATCTGGAAGATTGAGAACTTCAGTGAACATCAGAAAGcccaggaagaagagagacCTGTAGTGCTGCACAGTCCTGGCTTCTATACAGGGAAGCCTGGCTACAAGCTGTGCTTGCGCCTGCATATCCAGTTACCGACTGCTCAGCGCTGTGCTAATTATATCTCTCTGTTTGTGCACACTATGCAAGGGGAATATGACAGCCACCTGCCCTGGCCTTTCCAAGGCACCATCCGACTTTCTATTTTGGATCAATCAGAAGGCCCAGAAAGGCAGAACCACGAAGAGGTGATGGAAACCAAGCCAGAGCTACTGGCCTTCCAGAGACCGACAATCCACCGCAATCCGAAAGGTTTTGGTTACGTGACTTTCATGCACCTGGAGACCTTGAAGCAGAGAAGCTTCATCAAGGACGACACGGTGCTGGTGCGCTGCGAGGTGCTCACGCGCCTGGACTTGAGCAGTGTCCGCAGGGAAGGCTTCCAGGCCCGCACCACTGACGGGGCCATGTAG